TCTCAATACAAGTAGGATAAACATTTACCAGTGTCATAATCGGCTTGGCATATCTGtgtcttaaaataattaaaccaGCAAGAATTGTCCCTGGCCAGTTTTGGAGGAAGACACAACACACTAAAAGCCACATAGTTAGAATTTAACTTCTGTTAAATCTGTTAACTTCTTATAATCTAAGCACAGAAAACCTGTATCTCATCTGACAGACTTGACAAGGGCTCTCAGAGCAGGCAGGGTTTCAAGGGGAAATGGCTGGTTTCCTCTCAGACCTGGTGAGTACCCAAATTTTTGTCTTCTAGCCCTAGTCACTAACAGCAGCATGATCTTTAAAGATTACAGCAAAGGGAATCAAACAGTCCTTCCTTGTAACAAAAAtgagcagcagagcacaggctggggacaaCACTGattcagcaataaaactgaCTACACGGCATCTccagaaaatatattagaaatacAAAAGAGTGAGAGATTTAGAAGAGGACCTGGGAAACCAGGAAAGAATAGGCATTTTGAGGAAGAtagagaaaacagcagcaatgaaaaagacaaaacaggaaAACCCCTCCCACTCTACTGCCCTGCACTCTCAAGGATATTTGAGTATACTCATCTGTTTAGAGTGTGACCTAAGTGCCTGAAAACATATGTGCTTGTGAAGAGTGCTCTAAATCCAGTGTACATCATGGAAATACAGCATTTCAAACAGGAGTCATTCAATTAGGGGCTCTAAAGATGCAGTTTTCTATGGGGATAATAAAAGTGGAATGCAAACAAAGTAAGTTTTAAGAGGACAGATGATTAATCTCTGGAAACTGGTGAACAAATTCTCTGAGGAGGCaaagtttaaggaaaaaaggattCAAGAAAGTTTTAGCTTCTTACTAGtacaaaaggaaacacaaactATCTGAACAAGGCTTTcaagttttggttttaattattatttctatgGCTAGCAGAACTAACAAAATCAGAGACTGCAACTTTTCAGGCTGCTAATAACCAGGAGAGGAACATAAAGGAATGTGCAGATTTACATCTTAACAATTTCCCAGCAATTTTGCTTGATTATTATAAaattcaaaatgtgttttttgcattttaaaggcTTGTTAATCATAGAAATGTGAAGATATAAGATCTCATACATAAACTCATGGTCTGAAAGCCATGCTGGTAACAGGAACTTAGGGTGTGTTTTATCATCTTTGGCAGGTTCAGTACCGGAAGCTATTTCTAATGATTATGGTGCTAGGAATTGGTGGAACCCACCTATCTGGTTTTCAAATGTCTGTGATCAATTATGCTTCTCCGGTAAGCAAAGCCTTCATAAAATCATATCTGTAACTGCTCTTCATGGGACTAGACCTTACACTTTGAAGACGCTCTAAAAATCTGTTAGGGGTTGCTATGTGAGTGTATTCCCAGAGCTTTCCAGTACTGTACTGTCAAAGGAGTTTGCATGAATGTTAGGAGCTGTACGCCAAAGACAACTTCCCACAGAATaccagaaaagctgaaaaaagcagaaaggcaacACTATTCCTGCTGTGGTCTAGAGCTGATGGAGGGACAATGGAAGTTTTGGTAGCTccttaaactatttttttcttttataaaacttCTCTAAAAATGAGCAATGTGTAGAAACAACATATTGGAACACCCTCCTTAAAGATTGTGCCATgaagaaaaaggttaaaaactAGCTGATTGAGTCTCAATCTTCAGTTTAGCCCTTTTGTCTTTCTATTGTCTGCTTGCACTCAAGAACATTTGCACTTCACAAGCATCAAAAGGTCCCAATATTTTGGTGTAGGAGAGTCAGGATTCTACAGGCTAAAGAGTATAATCAATTTCTGAAAGATTCTTTTACACTGTTAGGCTGTATGAGAGGAAATATCAATCcaaatttagaaacaaaagtcCCATAGCAATGCTTTTAGTAATAACTATTAATTTAATTCGCTTAAGTTGTCAACATAATAAAGAACTATTGTGATTAGTGCATCAGTGGAAAGCAAATCCCTTTTTCTGTCATTCAGAAATCCTGTCATTTCAGTACATTCAGAAGTTTATCAACGAAACCTGGCTGGAGCGATACGGTTCTGTGCTGCATCAGGAGACACTCACATTATTGTGGTCCTTCATTGTGTCTATGTACTGTGTAGGTGGAATGATAGGGTGTCTGTGTAGTGGGTACCTGACTGCAAAATATGGAAAGTAAGTATACTCTCCAACAGCTCACTAATCAGGAATGCAAGAAGGGAAGCAATTAAATATTAGTCACCTAATGTAATGGATGTCAGAATTCTGACTGCCCCCTTCCAGTGCAGAATTTACTCACCTCAGCATGTATAACTACACCTATGTATACTGGAGAGACAGGAATAAGCAACTATTTCTGATTCCCTTGTCACAGTTTTTGGTGCCATACAATTCCTGTACTTTTGCTGAAACTttagtaaaaaagaaatctctgaaatttatttattgGGTAGTAATGCCCTGGGGAGCCCAACAACACTGCAGTAGTGCAGAAGGAGATAGATATTCTGTGGgcaaaagctttttttgctttttttgtctttttaaattttttttaatcgatcacagcctttaaaaaaattgtgcaGGTTCATTCCTCTGTGAGAATAATCAGAGCTTTGTCAAAGATAAGCAGAAGTCCCTCAGGCCACAATCAGAATCTTTTTCTTTGAGGGTGGCCATAAAAGACAAAGCCAGAACTCTCTAGCTTGAGGTGGGCAGTGAAGCAAGTTCTCAGTGAAGCTGGATTTGCCTTGTTCTGGGGACACATGCAGTGTTTGAGATGGGAGCCTCGCCCACAGGAACAAAGTGAATAAGACCATTCCTTATCAGTACTTATCCTGCAGGAATATCCTTTATCCTCATGGTATGTTCACATAGCATTAGCATGGAAAAGAGGAATCTTGCCTCTCCCTTTCTGCTCCCCTGTGAAGACATCATGCCTTTTCCTGTATGTCCTATAAGCGATGGTTTTTAACATGGCCTTGGCTTGGTCTGTAAATCCAGAGGAACAGGCAGATAGTAATTAAagatgaaaaagtaaaacacGGATCACACCCACATGGTGTTTGCTGTTGTAGGAAGAAATGTCTGCTGTTCAACGATGTGGTCCTAATAGTAGCCACGCTGCACACTGGCTTCAGTAGGAGAGCCAAATCCTTTGAGATGATCCTGATTGGGCGCTTCCTTGAGGGCATCGGTGCTGGTAGGACTCCCCACTACTCCATGTTAATGTGACTTCTTTGGGGTGGATACAGAAATCTTCCTGCTGGGAGTATCTGGGCATGCACAGTAACCCCAGTGGAACAAGGAACAGCTTGGGAAAAGGTAAGATGAGCTGTCCTTTGCCTTCAAGAAGTCTTGTTGAGAGAGACATCTGACGGATTAGCTAAACACCTTGCTTAAAGTAAAAGGTACATTTTCTGCCTATTATTGTGGAGGTTATCTAGAAAACAAttcagaagagagagaagagagctACCTTTGGCTGGACGTGAAATGAAAAGGGACCCCCTGTCTTGCTTTCAATAGCTTTAGCTCTCAtgtcttttcttcactttagGAATACATATGAATGCCCATGTTCAGTATGCTGGAGAAATATCACCTAAGAAGTTGCGTGGATTTGTAAACGTGACCTCCTCTGTGTTCCTTGCACTGGGAAAAACTGTAGCAAGGATTCTTGGATTACGGTACTTATGCTACTCCTTCTCATCCTATTTTCTATGTATTTGTCTTCTGTATGGCAGGAAGGAGTTGTTCTCCCAGTCCTAGAAATGGACATACACTAAGGGTGGGGTTTTACTTTGCTTAACTACAGCTGTCAAAAAGGAAGCATCTACCCCATACCAGTCACTGAGGAGAGAAAGGCCCTTCTCTTCAGAAAGTATGAATCCATCTCTGGAGGTGCAGTGTCTCTGCTGAAGTTAATATGAAAAGATTGTATGTAAACACTCTTAATAAACTTTTGAGATCTGAAATCTCTGCTAATTTTTTTGATAACGTGCAGAATTGCAGTATTGGTTCATAGAGCTGCTGTGGGAATATTCAAACTCCATTGATCTTTAGATAATATTcaaattacaagaaaaatctCAGTCTTGCAGTAGAAATAAAGTATTAgtctattttcctttccctagCCTAAACATCTTCCATTTCAATTTATCTTTTCAAGGTCTGTATGTACATTGTGTTTCTTCAGCAAGTCTAGGATCTAGAGAATACCAAGCTAGTTATAGACTGTAACTGTACTGGACTATAAATACACTCTAACATGCTTTCGTAGAGATCTTTTAGGAACTGAAGACACATGGAATGTGCTATTGTCCTTCTCTGGGTTTGTCGCATTGATTCAACTGCTCTTTTTGCCATTCTTTCCTGAGTCCCCTCCCTATCTCTTGCTGCAAAAAGGAGACAAGGCTGGCTGCttgaaaggtaaaataaaactttagATCCTTAATTTGTTAAACCATAACACTTGGGAAAGTGTTGGGAATCGGCTTTTCTATTAGCCAACTACAGACTTCTTGATAATTACATCATTAAAGACCTTGTAAAGATCATAGCATTGAATTATATTACTCCAGACTAGAAACAGtcatcagaaatatttaagatcTACCCCTACAGCAAGTTGAAAGCCATTTTCCAGGGAAGTTTCAGCATGTTCCAGTAAACCATGTTGTATTTCTTTGCTCAGTGACTGACGAATCAAACCATGGACTGAACTGCAAATGTTGCAAATGTCATTAAAAGttgaaaaacacagaactgagtgGATCAGATGAGGGAGAAGTATGcttccttctgtcttttctgtagcCATGAAGCAGGTCTGGGGAGAAGGGAATTATCACACAGATTTTGATGACATGATGAAGGAAAAGACTGTAACAAAAGGCACTAAAATCATGAATGTCCTAGAGGTGCTGAAGGAACCATCGGTATATCCACAGCTGAGTACCATGCTCCTCCTTTTACTGAGTCTACAGCTCTGTGGCCTGAGCGCAGTTGAGTATACCCTATTTCCATGCTTAGATCTACTGTTAAGTAACCAAAGTGCCGCAATTCCAACTTGTCACCTTCTTCTGAAACTACATTATTGCTTCTTACACAGAGCCCACTGCCTGTGAAGCTCTGTGGTATCATCACTAATGTTCTTCATGCCTTTAAGGAAACTTCTGGGATGGGAATACAAGGGATTCAACTCAGCAGAAGTTCCTGCAAGGGCACTGTTGCTTTCATTCCCCTGGCGCTATTACCAAAGGCCTTGTAGGAAAAAGGGTTATAAATACCCTAAGGCTTGCTACAACTCAGAGATCTATTTATCTAGACTTCCATCTCCAATTTCTTTGACTTCTGCGGTAGCAGGTGGCCAGCTATTGCCACCCAACTTGCATTCCATTTGATAATGGAGATTTATCCATTAAGCCATTTCCTTCCAGTTGTTTCTGCAGACAAAGTGGCTGAGCCCAATACAGCCCAAGCTAATAATCATGCTCCTGGATGTAATTTTTATCACTTGCCTATGGGTCTCTCTCCATAAGCCTTGCTTAAGCTTGCACATTCTGTTGGAGTTTGTTCGTTACAGTTCCCAGCAATGTGGGCAGAGAAGGCACCTGTGCACTTTCCTGACAGGGAAATGGTGCTCAGTCCATCAGGGACCTTGCAGATGAGCAGCTTCTGCTTTGCAACAGGAAAATGGTGATAGAATCAACTGTTGAATGATGATGTATGGTCTGCTATGACTGagatctgcttttctttttcctcactccctgtcctgttcctttcctcttcctctttgccAAAACAACATAATTTCCCCATGTCTTACAGGCAGTATGGTCCTTTCgactcctttcttttctcctgggCTTTCAAATCCCTTTTCTTCATCTCCATTAACCTTTTGATTTTTCACATCTCAAGCAGATATGTAACCTCCACTAAACCCCAATAATGTACTGTTGCTTTTGCAGTGATGACAAGTCTAGTTCAAAGTGGTGCTGGATAAGCACATATCACATCTATTGACTATGCtacatgttaaaaatgtttatttcccaGATCACCTTTTACACCTCGGAAATTTTTCAGACAGCCAGCCT
This DNA window, taken from Phalacrocorax carbo chromosome 15, bPhaCar2.1, whole genome shotgun sequence, encodes the following:
- the LOC104047541 gene encoding solute carrier family 2, facilitated glucose transporter member 11 isoform X1; translation: MAGFLSDLVQYRKLFLMIMVLGIGGTHLSGFQMSVINYASPYIQKFINETWLERYGSVLHQETLTLLWSFIVSMYCVGGMIGCLCSGYLTAKYGKKKCLLFNDVVLIVATLHTGFSRRAKSFEMILIGRFLEGIGAGIHMNAHVQYAGEISPKKLRGFVNVTSSVFLALGKTVARILGLRDLLGTEDTWNVLLSFSGFVALIQLLFLPFFPESPPYLLLQKGDKAGCLKAMKQVWGEGNYHTDFDDMMKEKTVTKGTKIMNVLEVLKEPSVYPQLSTMLLLLLSLQLCGLSAITFYTSEIFQTASLQESIIPYVSLGVAISELISIILCSSIIDRFGRRILLWGGYLLMALILVLLETSLLLSDQFLWMRYCSVILIFLFIIAYGIGPAGAVASVMNEIFTLSTRSSAFVIGGIVIWLGLTFTGMIFPFAVMLLGPFCFLIFTAVLIISAVLIYLFLPETKGKSTSEITEEFKTHQYKKKCHLTVEKNATKEKTFCTKL
- the LOC104047541 gene encoding solute carrier family 2, facilitated glucose transporter member 9 isoform X2, with the protein product MLLRKKCLLFNDVVLIVATLHTGFSRRAKSFEMILIGRFLEGIGAGIHMNAHVQYAGEISPKKLRGFVNVTSSVFLALGKTVARILGLRDLLGTEDTWNVLLSFSGFVALIQLLFLPFFPESPPYLLLQKGDKAGCLKAMKQVWGEGNYHTDFDDMMKEKTVTKGTKIMNVLEVLKEPSVYPQLSTMLLLLLSLQLCGLSAITFYTSEIFQTASLQESIIPYVSLGVAISELISIILCSSIIDRFGRRILLWGGYLLMALILVLLETSLLLSDQFLWMRYCSVILIFLFIIAYGIGPAGAVASVMNEIFTLSTRSSAFVIGGIVIWLGLTFTGMIFPFAVMLLGPFCFLIFTAVLIISAVLIYLFLPETKGKSTSEITEEFKTHQYKKKCHLTVEKNATKEKTFCTKL